TTTAGTAGCAGCACTGTGAGCCTCTCTTGGACAACTTATCATGGTCTTATGATCTTGAGTTGCaaattttacatgttaatcTGGGTTGATCtaaatcaatccaatatattatcatctcaattttattttattttaaaaaaaagatgtcatcttgaaaagaaaataaaaggcaaactatgtttttttttctaattattcaaACTGTCTCTGGACTTGCCAAGTTGATCAGGCCACATCAGATCAACCtctacataatttaatttttttcttcttaaaaacaCGTTAGCAATACCTagatattttccttttatttttataaaaacaattgaccCGACACACAACATAACGCGGGTAAAATGATATAGCGAGTTGCTGATTAGATTGGTACTCCACCTATTCCATTTTTAGAAATGATACTAGTTATTTGACTCGCACTTCGCTGTAAgtcgaataatttttttatgcaaaaaagaaTATGCAAacttttcaaatgtgtttttttttttaatttaattataaatcaaaaagcCTATGtatacattaaattaaatattgagaaTCATATATGccaataaatgtaaaaaataaaatattaaagtttctATTCAACACATTTCGCTGTGAGTCGAATaatgttttacaaaaaaaaaatatacaaaacttttcaaatgtgtttttttaatctaattataaatcaaaaagctcatacatgcatttaattaagTACATGAGAATCATATACGccaataaatgcaaaaaaacaaagtgtttAACGTGTTTATTCAACTCGCTTCTCTACAGGtcgaatttgtttttttctaacgcaaaagaattaatatgtaagtgttattaatatttttgttgagatCGGTAACAAATATAACCATAAATCAAAAAGTCAAtgttacatataataaaatatagtaaatatcatatgcattaataaaaacatataagattTTAAGCTAACTTTATAAAGTAGAGAAGAATAGAACAATATTATAATGCTATAgtgaaacatcattttcttagtctttgtataataatttttaagaaaagggtaaataaaaaaaatcacaaaaaaaattaaattaaataaagataagaataaaaagaatggtTACAAATAGGCAAGATGTAGagtaataaatattcaaagtataaaaataatatttttctagaaaaaaagttaaagaaaaactaagaaaatattaccaaaaaaattgaaaataaaaaaataatgataaaaaaagtgtaaaatgataaaaatatcaagtataaagaaaaaatatagaaaaacttgttttttaaaaaacaaaaattataatcttgTCACCcgcaaaatttataattatatattttccacgtaaaaacactaaaaggataatatattttgatgaaatattttgacCAGGGACAAAATTGAATAACACTAAATAGAACGGAGACTTATTTGTCTGTTCGTTTCATTGAAACCATGCAACATGTCGCTTCAAGAACCAACGACATACCCTCCACCAGATATTCGCAGCCCAACTCGAaggttctttcttctttttcatcgaGTGAGAAGTGAAGAGGAAGTTGAATTTCAGAGACACTGTGACTGTAAAGAGAGAAATGGGAGACCGCTACTTCCCAAATGAAATGCCAGACTACATACCAGAAACAACGACAGCAGCAGTGGAAGAAACAGTCACTGAAAGAAACAACAAAGACTCACTTACAAAGCTCCTGTCTTTGCCGTACAACATTCTCTCTCAAAGACTTAAAGCATCAGCCTTGGACCTCAAAGACACAGTTAAGTTTCCCCTTTCACTCAATTCTATCCTTTTGACTTCTGGCTTCCATTTGTTTCTAACTTTCAGACACACCCCAACATGTtactctagtttttttaatgttaaatattgaagggttttcttttttctttattggttGTGTTTTAACTTCAAGAGTGGTGAGGAGACATGGGAATGAGTGGGAAGAGAGTGAAAGATTATAGCTTGTACACTGGGGCATTAGGGACGGCATACTTGCTTTTTAAAGCGTACCAAGTTACCAAGAATCATAATGATCTTAACTTGTGCTCTGACATTATCAAGGCTTGCGATTCTGTTTCTAGAGATTCTGggtactctctctctttctgtcTGTTTTGTTACTGGCTTATCCAAAAGTAGGAGTTACtgcttttgaatattttaatgcGGAGGTTGCTTTAGTTGTATGGGAATTGAGGTTCTAAACAACTATGGATTCAATTCTTGCTTTATCTGAGGTTAAATGGGGATACATATTGAAGTTCGTCGATGTGTTGTGGTGCGTTTGATTATTCTATTGTTACGGGAATCATGCACTCAGTTATGGTTGTCTCGCCTTCTATTAGCATTTTTCTCTTGTATTTGGTTATTTGGTTTGTGGAAATTCTCAATTGTGTATTTGATCCTGGCATGGCTTGTCGCtgtaaatgtttaaatttttcaatatgtttGAAGTCGGCACTTAATTTTATATGCCAAGTCTAGGTTAAATTTTAGGTGTAACTTCCAATCCTTGGGGAAAACAGATAAGATAAGTCAACTTGATTTAGGTTGCTTATGTGATCCGTTGGGGCTGCAGACGTGTGACATTTATATGTGGATGGGCTGGTGTTTGTGCTCTTGGTGCTGTTGCAGCAAAGCATGCTGGGGATGGAAGGTTATTAGATCATTACTTAGCTCAGTTCAAAGAGGTGCCTGTTGCATTTCTTCCCCttctatgcatttttttttccatcgaAAGCTGGTTGCTTTTATATatcttaatcaatatttttttcatctttttataaacctaattaatatgatttccttttttttttttttactcgagAGCAGATCAGACTTCCTAGTGATTTGCCATATGAGTTATTATATGGGAGAGCTGGGTTCTTATGGGCCTGCTCATTTCTAAATAAACATATTGGTAAAGAAACCATATCTGCAAGCTGCAAAGTAAggcatttcttttatttcttttcaatccaGCATTCATTATTGATTAGAATGAACCCTTTGCTAAGTTGGGTTTGAAACTTCTGCAGAGAGCAGTTGTGGATGAAATAATTAAGGCTGGAAGATTGACACGCAACGGAAAATGTCCACTGCTGTATGAATGGCATGGAAAAAGGTACTGGGGTGCTGCCCATGGACTGGCTGGAATCATGCTTGTTTTGATGGACTTGGAACTGACACCAGATGAGGTGGAGGATGTCAAGGGTACTTTACACTACATGATTAAGAACCATTTTCCCAGTGGCAATTATCCTTCAAGTGAAGGAAATAAATTGGATTGTCTTGTGCATTGGTGTCATGGGGCTCCTGGGATTGCTCTTACCCTTGCGAAAGCAGCTGAGGTAATCCTTGTATAGTGATGCAAGCTGCATAAGGTAGCCTAGGTGCTAATGGAATTTGCCTAGGCATGTATGCTTGTGTGGATTGTCTTTTACTATGTGCATTTTGGCTTGCGTACCTGCCAATAAAAATTGGTGAAAATACCTCATTAGTTGAAGATTTAATgctattttttcatgtaaatggACAAATAAATATTCCATTGTTTGACAACATTTCTGATCTCATCCATAttaagaaatgaagaaagaatttCAGTCTCATAGAGGAAGAACCATTCTTCCAAAGTGGAACAATCACCTGTCTTTTTCTAGTGCTAAAAGTTCTAAACATGAGATCAAACAAGTCATCGTTACCACTTTCCAGATGTCTGCATCAACCTTTTTGTTCTTCAGTTAATGACCATAACCTGTAGTCTTGTTTGTAATATAGAAATGCTACTGGGACCTCATTATgaatttctttgcaatgtttGAATTATTCAGGTTTTTGGAGATAAGGAGTTTCTGCAGGCAGCAATGGAGGCAGGGGAGGTGGTTTGGAACCGGGGTTTGCTAAAGCGAGTTGGCATATGTCATGGAATCAGTGGAAATacctatgtttttctttcactcTACCGATTAACAGGTAATGTGGAGTACTTATACAGGGCCAAAGCTTTTGCTTGCTTTCTACATGATAGAGCACAAAAACTTGTATCAGAAGGGAAGATGCATGGAGGTGATCGCCCCTATTCACTGTTTGAGGGTTTCGGAGGAATGGCTTATCTCTTCCTTGACATCCTTGAACCATCGGAAGCCAGGTTCCCTGCTTATGAGCTTTAGATCGCCATATAATATTTCGACTGTTACTAGATGTATCATATCATGTTTGCTTGCAAACCTTAATACAATCTGTATATATTTGAAAGGATTTAGCTACTTGATTATATGGCTCTAACTTTATGAATTACTTTCTTCCCCAGTATAGAATGCTCATTAGGGAACactaataaagatttttttagcgTCGGGGCATCTTATTAATACTGTGTTTAGCCACATCTAGGGCCCCGCCCACCAGGTGCAATTCTCTGGTTTTATCTGAATAACTCGGCTCTTTTTCTTTGgataaatagaaagaattttACTAACAAGGATAGGCATTGTAGATGAA
This genomic interval from Populus alba chromosome 1, ASM523922v2, whole genome shotgun sequence contains the following:
- the LOC118037416 gene encoding LOW QUALITY PROTEIN: lanC-like protein GCR2 (The sequence of the model RefSeq protein was modified relative to this genomic sequence to represent the inferred CDS: inserted 1 base in 1 codon), encoding MGDRYFPNEMPDYIPETTTAAVEETVTERNNKDSLTKLLSLPYNILSQRLKASALDLKDTSGEETWEXSGKRVKDYSLYTGALGTAYLLFKAYQVTKNHNDLNLCSDIIKACDSVSRDSGRVTFICGWAGVCALGAVAAKHAGDGRLLDHYLAQFKEIRLPSDLPYELLYGRAGFLWACSFLNKHIGKETISASCKRAVVDEIIKAGRLTRNGKCPLLYEWHGKRYWGAAHGLAGIMLVLMDLELTPDEVEDVKGTLHYMIKNHFPSGNYPSSEGNKLDCLVHWCHGAPGIALTLAKAAEVFGDKEFLQAAMEAGEVVWNRGLLKRVGICHGISGNTYVFLSLYRLTGNVEYLYRAKAFACFLHDRAQKLVSEGKMHGGDRPYSLFEGFGGMAYLFLDILEPSEARFPAYEL